One genomic region from Streptomyces sp. NBC_00582 encodes:
- a CDS encoding helix-turn-helix domain-containing protein: protein MNRNPHLNDLGEFLKARRAELTPSDVGLRGGPRRRVKGLRREEVALLAAISTEYYTRIEQGRLQASAPLLDEIAHVLRLNDDQRAYLFDLAAKERVRPSAYRERQQVDPQLQRMLDDLSASPAFVIGRYTDILGWNQLAAALWTDFGRYPEPERVFVRLLFTEPWMRELYVDWEEVTRLAIAQLRMESARYPDDQPLTALVEELSARDAQFRQWWTEHDVAMRGKGVKKLRHPVVGELTLDWNTLTCGTDPDQHIIVWNAEPGSASHDGLRLLASWAADQRTTASDAAT, encoded by the coding sequence ATGAACCGCAACCCGCATCTGAACGATCTGGGTGAGTTCCTCAAGGCGCGTCGTGCTGAGCTCACCCCCTCCGACGTCGGTCTCCGCGGCGGGCCACGGCGGCGTGTGAAGGGGCTGCGCCGTGAGGAGGTGGCACTCCTCGCCGCGATCAGCACCGAGTACTACACGCGGATCGAACAGGGCCGGCTCCAGGCCTCGGCTCCCCTGCTCGACGAGATCGCCCATGTGCTGCGACTCAACGACGACCAGCGGGCCTATCTCTTCGACCTCGCGGCGAAGGAGAGGGTGCGCCCGTCCGCGTACCGCGAGCGCCAGCAGGTGGACCCGCAGTTGCAGCGCATGCTGGACGACCTCAGCGCCTCCCCTGCCTTCGTCATCGGCCGGTACACCGACATCCTCGGCTGGAACCAGCTCGCCGCCGCCCTGTGGACCGACTTCGGGCGCTATCCCGAGCCGGAGCGTGTGTTCGTCCGGCTGCTGTTCACCGAGCCCTGGATGCGGGAGCTGTACGTCGACTGGGAGGAGGTGACCCGGCTGGCCATCGCGCAACTACGTATGGAGAGCGCGCGCTATCCCGACGACCAGCCGCTCACCGCGCTGGTCGAGGAGCTCTCCGCCCGTGACGCGCAGTTCCGGCAGTGGTGGACCGAACACGACGTCGCGATGCGAGGCAAGGGCGTCAAAAAGCTACGGCACCCGGTGGTGGGCGAGCTGACCCTCGACTGGAACACGCTCACCTGCGGCACCGACCCCGACCAGCACATCATCGTGTGGAACGCCGAACCCGGCAGCGCGTCCCACGACGGGCTGCGCCTCCTCGCCTCCTGGGCCGCCGACCAGAGGACGACGGCGTCCGACGCGGCGACCTGA
- a CDS encoding NADP-dependent oxidoreductase — protein sequence MKAVGFTEFGGPEVLQVLELPAPDAGPGEVRIQVRAATVNAVDALQRRGPARSPDARPPFVPGMEAAGVVDQIGAGTDTDLRVGDQVIAIVLADGSHGAYAEHVVVPVESVVRAPHGASDVQAATLPMNGLTARLALDTLGLAAGQTLAITGAAGAVGGYAVQLAKADGLRVVADASEQDEALVKELGADIVLRRGAEYPDRVRTEVPEGVDGLLDGASLGALTARAVRDGGRVVTLLGYDGPSERGILYQPIVVFRYARERARLDRLRQQVEDGLITLRVARTFPAEQAAEAHRLLAAGGVRGRLVLTF from the coding sequence ATGAAGGCTGTAGGTTTCACGGAATTCGGTGGGCCGGAGGTGCTCCAGGTTCTTGAGCTGCCTGCCCCGGATGCCGGTCCGGGAGAGGTACGCATCCAGGTGCGCGCCGCGACCGTCAACGCGGTCGACGCCCTCCAGCGCAGGGGACCCGCCCGGTCTCCGGACGCCCGGCCGCCGTTCGTTCCCGGCATGGAGGCCGCCGGTGTCGTCGACCAGATCGGGGCGGGTACAGACACGGACCTGCGCGTCGGTGACCAGGTGATCGCGATCGTGCTGGCAGACGGCTCCCACGGCGCCTACGCCGAGCACGTCGTGGTCCCGGTGGAGTCCGTGGTGCGCGCACCCCACGGCGCGAGCGACGTGCAGGCCGCGACCCTGCCGATGAACGGTCTCACCGCCCGTCTGGCGCTGGACACGCTCGGCCTGGCGGCCGGGCAGACCCTGGCGATCACCGGAGCGGCCGGCGCGGTGGGCGGTTACGCCGTCCAGCTGGCCAAGGCGGACGGGCTGCGGGTGGTGGCCGACGCCTCCGAGCAGGACGAGGCCCTGGTCAAGGAACTCGGCGCCGACATCGTCCTGCGGCGCGGCGCCGAATACCCCGATCGAGTACGAACAGAGGTCCCGGAAGGCGTCGACGGACTCCTCGACGGCGCCTCACTCGGCGCTCTGACCGCCCGGGCGGTACGTGACGGGGGCCGGGTGGTCACTCTGCTCGGCTACGACGGTCCCAGTGAACGCGGCATCCTCTACCAGCCGATCGTCGTGTTCCGCTACGCCCGGGAGCGGGCCAGGCTCGACCGGCTGCGGCAGCAGGTGGAGGACGGCCTGATCACGCTTCGGGTCGCCAGGACGTTCCCGGCGGAACAGGCCGCCGAGGCACACCGGCTCCTCGCCGCGGGAGGTGTGCGTGGCCGGCTGGTCCTGACGTTCTGA
- a CDS encoding helix-turn-helix transcriptional regulator — translation MCTEARFTELGEFLKECRAQLGPRTVGLPESGTLRRVPGLRREEVAHLVGISTHAYARLEQGRAPVPRTVLATLARVLHLSDHQRDHLFELAGGACGSGRRPTQKAHPQLRRLLDELATSPALVIGRHLDILAWNPPAVALLTDFDKVPAKKRNYARLMFTDPAFRKLCLDWRTHARTCVTHLRLEAARYPGDPRIAALVGELSVADADFRQWWAGRQMNGLRMGTTRLRHPVVGDLTLDWDILTCAADPAQKLLIATAEPGTPSHDGLLLLASWTADPEQPAEDAAA, via the coding sequence ATGTGCACCGAAGCGCGTTTTACTGAACTGGGGGAATTCCTCAAGGAGTGCCGGGCCCAACTCGGTCCGCGCACCGTCGGTCTGCCCGAGTCCGGGACGCTCCGGCGCGTGCCCGGGCTGCGCCGTGAGGAGGTCGCCCACCTCGTGGGGATCAGCACCCACGCCTACGCGCGGCTGGAACAGGGACGCGCCCCCGTGCCGAGGACGGTGCTCGCCACGCTCGCCCGCGTCCTGCACCTGTCCGATCACCAGCGGGACCACCTGTTCGAGCTGGCTGGAGGCGCCTGCGGATCAGGCCGTCGGCCGACGCAGAAGGCTCACCCGCAGCTCAGACGCCTTCTGGACGAGCTGGCCACGAGCCCCGCACTCGTCATCGGCCGGCACCTGGACATCCTCGCCTGGAACCCTCCGGCAGTTGCTCTGCTCACCGACTTCGACAAGGTCCCCGCGAAGAAGCGCAACTACGCGCGGCTGATGTTCACCGACCCCGCCTTCCGGAAGCTCTGCCTCGACTGGCGGACCCATGCCCGGACCTGCGTGACCCATCTGCGCCTGGAGGCCGCGCGGTACCCCGGCGACCCCCGGATTGCCGCACTCGTCGGAGAGTTGTCGGTGGCCGACGCCGATTTCCGGCAGTGGTGGGCCGGCCGCCAGATGAACGGCCTGCGGATGGGTACGACGCGGCTGCGCCACCCGGTCGTCGGTGACCTCACCCTGGACTGGGACATCCTGACCTGCGCCGCCGACCCCGCGCAGAAGCTGCTGATCGCCACCGCCGAACCCGGGACCCCGTCGCACGACGGGCTTCTGCTCCTGGCGTCGTGGACCGCGGACCCGGAACAGCCCGCAGAGGATGCGGCGGCCTGA
- a CDS encoding helix-turn-helix domain-containing protein: MTGDPQPNELGEFLKARRAELNPRTVGLPDTGGRRVPGLRREEVALLAAISTDYYTRLEQGRIQPSASVLASLAHVLHLSDHQRDHLFELVGRQRARHRRPAAQKAHPQLRRLLDDLTASPGVVIGRRMDILAWNALAVALFTDFAKVPESRRNCVRILFTDPTMRTLYADWRAVARDCVSHLRREAATHPEDPQLISLVGELSMEDRDFGQWWASRRAPSRRQGVKRFHHPLVGDLVLDWDTLICGSDPDQELIVWTAQPGTPSYDGLRALASRATGRPGGPPAGRAS; encoded by the coding sequence ATGACCGGCGACCCGCAACCGAACGAACTAGGAGAATTCCTCAAGGCGCGGAGAGCCGAGTTGAACCCGCGCACCGTCGGTCTGCCCGACACCGGCGGCCGACGGGTGCCCGGCCTGCGCAGGGAGGAGGTCGCCCTGCTCGCCGCCATCAGCACCGACTACTACACGCGGCTGGAACAGGGCCGCATTCAACCGTCCGCGTCGGTGCTGGCCTCGCTCGCCCATGTCCTGCACCTGTCCGACCACCAGCGTGACCACCTGTTCGAGCTGGTCGGCCGGCAACGGGCACGACACCGCCGGCCGGCCGCGCAGAAGGCCCACCCGCAGCTGCGCCGCCTGCTCGACGATCTCACCGCGAGTCCCGGCGTGGTGATCGGCCGCCGTATGGACATCCTGGCGTGGAATGCGCTCGCCGTCGCCCTGTTCACCGATTTCGCGAAGGTGCCGGAAAGCAGGCGGAACTGCGTCCGTATCCTCTTCACCGATCCCACCATGCGGACGCTCTACGCGGACTGGCGGGCCGTCGCCCGTGACTGCGTGTCCCATCTGCGCAGAGAGGCCGCCACACACCCCGAGGATCCGCAGTTGATCAGCCTGGTCGGTGAACTCTCCATGGAGGACAGGGACTTCGGTCAATGGTGGGCAAGCCGTCGAGCGCCGTCACGCAGGCAGGGCGTCAAGCGGTTCCACCACCCCCTCGTGGGCGACCTCGTCCTGGACTGGGACACCCTCATCTGCGGCAGCGATCCCGATCAGGAACTCATCGTCTGGACCGCTCAGCCGGGCACGCCGTCGTACGACGGGCTGCGCGCCCTCGCCTCGCGGGCCACCGGCCGGCCCGGTGGACCCCCGGCCGGGCGGGCCAGCTGA
- a CDS encoding zinc-dependent alcohol dehydrogenase family protein: MRATIIHAPGDVRVENAPEPTITAPTDAVIRTVAACVCGSDLWSYRGVLPVAEPWPIGHEYVGVVEEVGSEVSTVRPGQFVIGSFVASDNTCPNCRAGYQTSCLHAQQVNGAQSEYVRIPLADGTLVATPEQPDEELIPSLLTLSDVMGTGWYAARAAEVRPGSTAVVVGDGAVGLSGVIAAKELGAERIIAMSRHESRQKLALEFGATDIVTERGEEGVARVKELTNGVGADSVLECVGTQESMHQGLHSARPGGNVGFVGFPHGTRIDGQELFFSHVGLRGGPAPVRAYLPDLIDRVFDGRIDPGKVFDLTLPLDEVAEGYKAMDERRAIKTLLRP; the protein is encoded by the coding sequence TTGCGAGCAACCATCATTCACGCGCCGGGGGACGTCCGGGTGGAGAACGCCCCCGAGCCGACCATCACGGCTCCGACGGACGCGGTCATCCGCACCGTCGCCGCCTGCGTGTGCGGCTCCGACCTGTGGAGCTACCGAGGCGTCCTGCCGGTCGCCGAACCGTGGCCGATCGGCCACGAGTACGTCGGCGTCGTCGAGGAGGTCGGCAGCGAGGTCTCGACCGTCAGGCCGGGACAGTTCGTCATCGGTTCCTTCGTGGCCTCCGACAACACCTGCCCCAACTGCCGTGCCGGGTACCAGACTTCCTGCCTGCACGCGCAACAGGTGAACGGCGCCCAGTCCGAGTACGTCCGCATCCCTCTCGCCGACGGCACGCTGGTCGCCACCCCGGAGCAGCCGGACGAGGAGCTGATCCCGAGCCTGCTGACCCTGTCCGACGTCATGGGCACCGGCTGGTACGCCGCCCGAGCGGCCGAGGTCCGACCCGGTTCGACGGCCGTGGTCGTCGGTGACGGCGCGGTCGGCCTGTCCGGGGTCATCGCCGCGAAGGAGCTGGGCGCCGAGCGGATCATCGCCATGAGCCGGCACGAGTCCCGGCAGAAGCTGGCCCTGGAGTTCGGCGCCACCGACATCGTCACCGAGCGGGGCGAGGAAGGCGTCGCCCGCGTCAAGGAGCTGACCAACGGCGTCGGCGCCGACTCGGTCCTCGAGTGCGTCGGCACGCAGGAGTCGATGCACCAGGGCCTGCACTCCGCGCGTCCGGGGGGCAACGTCGGCTTCGTCGGCTTCCCCCACGGCACGCGGATCGACGGCCAGGAGCTCTTCTTCTCCCACGTCGGCCTGCGCGGCGGCCCCGCTCCGGTGCGCGCCTACCTGCCCGATCTGATCGACCGCGTCTTCGACGGCCGTATCGACCCGGGCAAGGTCTTCGACCTCACCCTGCCCCTGGACGAGGTGGCCGAGGGCTACAAGGCCATGGACGAGCGCCGCGCCATCAAGACGCTGCTGCGTCCGTGA
- a CDS encoding DUF2255 family protein has translation MTVWTGVTFAEVPDPGTNDRVDTAYRSEYGRFGGARVDPRAAARATTLRLLPG, from the coding sequence ATGACCGTCTGGACAGGCGTCACCTTCGCCGAGGTGCCGGACCCGGGGACCAACGACCGCGTGGACACGGCGTACCGGAGCGAGTACGGCCGTTTCGGCGGTGCTCGCGTCGATCCCAGGGCAGCCGCGCGTGCCACGACGCTGCGGCTGCTGCCCGGATGA
- a CDS encoding Na+/H+ antiporter gives MLGLELVVVLGAAVLAGNFLGQRFRVAPPVVLLVLGALIGLVPAVRQPQLPPEVVLLLFLPVLLYWESLTTSMREIRTNLRGIALLSTVLVILTAGAVAVAGHALGLPWGPAWALGAAVAPTDATAVSALAGSLPRRQITVLRAESLVNDGTALVIYGLAVGITVGEEHLTLPHVGALFLLAYGGGAAVGVAVAWVNMNLRRRLDDPLLGNLVMILAPFTAYLLAEVIHASGVLAVVVSGLIMAQVAPSLIRAEHRRQALAFWPLATFIINGALFVLVGVELQYALRHLSRSDLRHALIAIAVVSAVLVAVRFVFLFSSAYLIRGIDRRPEQRLRRMSDRARVVSGFAGFRGAVSLAVALSVPETLDSGAPFPGRAFIVFVTSGVIVVTLVVQGLLLPGVVRWARLPRDTSVDEEQILAETTATEEAIKALPGLATQLGTTPKVMEWLRQEYEANLATVRARGAGTDDDPALLHNRHYTDLRLALIATKRATVVRLRDEAQIDDTVLRRLQAALDAEEVRLAGGEQGE, from the coding sequence ATGCTCGGTCTCGAACTCGTCGTCGTCCTGGGTGCGGCGGTGCTCGCGGGGAACTTCCTTGGACAGCGCTTCCGCGTCGCACCGCCTGTCGTGCTCCTCGTCCTGGGCGCCCTCATCGGCCTCGTCCCGGCCGTCCGTCAGCCCCAACTCCCCCCCGAAGTGGTGTTGTTGCTCTTCCTTCCCGTGCTGCTGTACTGGGAGAGCCTGACCACGTCGATGCGGGAGATCCGGACGAACCTGCGCGGCATCGCCCTGCTCAGCACCGTGCTGGTGATCCTCACCGCGGGGGCGGTGGCGGTCGCCGGGCACGCACTCGGGCTGCCGTGGGGACCGGCCTGGGCCCTTGGCGCGGCCGTGGCGCCCACGGACGCCACAGCGGTGAGCGCCCTGGCGGGTTCCCTGCCACGCCGCCAGATCACGGTCCTGCGCGCGGAGAGCCTCGTCAACGACGGCACCGCCCTGGTGATCTACGGTCTGGCGGTCGGTATCACCGTGGGCGAGGAGCACCTCACCCTCCCCCACGTCGGGGCACTGTTCCTGCTGGCGTACGGCGGCGGGGCCGCGGTCGGCGTCGCGGTCGCCTGGGTCAACATGAACCTGCGTCGCCGGCTGGACGATCCTCTGCTCGGCAACCTCGTCATGATCCTCGCGCCGTTCACGGCGTATCTGCTGGCCGAGGTGATCCACGCCTCCGGCGTCCTCGCGGTCGTGGTGAGCGGCCTGATCATGGCCCAGGTGGCGCCCAGCCTCATCCGGGCCGAGCACCGCCGCCAGGCCCTGGCCTTCTGGCCGCTGGCCACGTTCATCATCAACGGCGCCCTGTTCGTCCTGGTGGGAGTGGAACTGCAGTACGCCCTGCGCCACTTGAGCCGGTCCGACCTCAGGCACGCCCTCATCGCGATCGCGGTGGTCAGCGCGGTCCTGGTCGCGGTCCGGTTCGTGTTCCTGTTCTCCTCCGCCTACCTGATCCGCGGGATCGACCGGCGTCCCGAGCAGCGTCTGCGGAGAATGAGCGACCGGGCCCGAGTGGTCAGTGGGTTCGCGGGCTTCCGGGGCGCGGTGTCGCTGGCGGTGGCACTGTCCGTGCCGGAGACCCTCGACTCGGGTGCGCCGTTCCCCGGCCGGGCGTTCATCGTCTTCGTCACCTCCGGTGTCATCGTGGTGACCCTCGTGGTGCAGGGGCTGCTGCTGCCGGGCGTGGTGCGCTGGGCCCGGCTGCCCCGCGACACCTCCGTCGACGAGGAGCAGATCCTCGCCGAGACCACAGCGACCGAGGAGGCCATCAAGGCGCTTCCCGGGCTCGCGACGCAACTGGGCACCACCCCCAAGGTCATGGAGTGGCTGCGGCAGGAGTACGAGGCCAACCTGGCGACCGTACGAGCGCGGGGCGCGGGCACGGACGACGATCCCGCCCTGCTCCACAACCGCCACTACACCGACCTCCGACTCGCCCTCATCGCCACCAAGCGCGCGACCGTCGTCCGCCTGAGGGACGAGGCGCAGATCGACGACACCGTGCTCCGCCGGCTCCAGGCGGCCCTGGATGCCGAAGAGGTCCGGCTGGCCGGAGGCGAGCAGGGGGAGTAG
- a CDS encoding amidohydrolase family protein has product MTSGLIDVHAHHLPGFYVEQATAAGHAHPDGMGGWPSWSVRDHLDLMDRNGIETAMLSLSSPGVHFGDDKAARVLARRVNEYTAELARDHRGRFGTFVSLPLPDVDGALEEIAFAVDGLGADGVALLTHTHGVYLGDERLEPVFAELDRRKAVVFLHPTSPVCWEQSALGRPRPMVEYIFDTARTVTDLVMAGVLTRHPNLRVIVPHCGGAIPVLADRINEFMRLFVPSHEESPHEAVQQLRSLYYDMAGTAFPRQVPALLKLADPDRVLFGSDYCWTPPALADAHIAAIDAADPPAEGATWRSLTTANALRLFPKVPPR; this is encoded by the coding sequence ATGACCTCCGGCCTGATCGACGTCCACGCCCACCACCTGCCCGGCTTCTACGTCGAGCAGGCGACCGCGGCGGGCCACGCCCATCCCGACGGCATGGGGGGCTGGCCGTCGTGGTCCGTGCGGGACCATCTGGATCTGATGGACCGCAACGGCATCGAGACCGCGATGCTCTCCCTGTCCTCTCCCGGCGTGCACTTCGGCGACGACAAGGCGGCCCGCGTCCTGGCCCGGCGCGTCAACGAGTACACCGCCGAACTGGCGCGCGACCACCGCGGCCGCTTCGGCACCTTCGTGTCGCTGCCGCTGCCGGACGTGGACGGGGCGCTGGAGGAGATCGCCTTCGCCGTCGACGGACTGGGCGCCGACGGGGTGGCGTTGCTGACCCACACCCACGGTGTGTACCTGGGCGACGAACGCCTTGAACCGGTCTTCGCGGAGCTGGACCGCCGGAAGGCCGTGGTCTTCCTGCACCCCACCTCACCGGTGTGCTGGGAGCAGTCCGCTCTCGGCAGGCCGCGTCCGATGGTCGAGTACATCTTCGACACGGCCCGTACCGTCACGGACCTGGTGATGGCGGGCGTCCTGACCCGTCACCCGAACCTGCGGGTGATCGTCCCGCACTGCGGTGGCGCGATCCCGGTCCTGGCCGACCGCATCAACGAGTTCATGCGGCTTTTCGTGCCGTCGCACGAGGAGTCCCCGCACGAAGCCGTACAGCAACTGCGCTCCCTGTACTACGACATGGCGGGTACGGCCTTCCCACGCCAGGTTCCCGCACTGCTGAAGCTCGCCGACCCCGACCGCGTGCTCTTCGGCAGCGACTACTGCTGGACGCCACCGGCCCTTGCCGACGCCCATATCGCGGCGATCGACGCCGCCGACCCGCCGGCCGAAGGCGCCACGTGGCGCTCGCTCACCACAGCCAACGCCTTGCGCCTGTTCCCAAAGGTTCCGCCACGGTGA
- a CDS encoding aldo/keto reductase, with protein sequence MHTRTLGRDLRVSAIGLGAMGMSQSYGPNPGDRSDMIAVLRSAVDLGVTFFDTAEVYGPYVNEELVGEALAPVRDQVVIATKFGFRIENGASVGLNSRPEQIRSVANASLKRLGVDRLDLFYQHRVDPDVPIEDVAGTVGELVREGKVRCFGLSEASARTIRRAHAVHPVTAVQSEYSLWTRDPEPEVLPTCTALGIGFVPFSPLGKGFLTGAVDASTPFAADDVRTTIPRFTAENRAANQALVEHITTLARTKDATPGQVALAWLLARHPSIVPIPGTRRTARIEENAGATHLPLSADELSDLNELAGRIEVKGSRYNEHHMSLVDK encoded by the coding sequence ATGCACACGCGCACCCTCGGACGCGACCTACGGGTCTCCGCCATCGGCCTCGGCGCCATGGGCATGTCCCAGAGTTACGGCCCCAACCCCGGTGACCGGAGCGACATGATCGCCGTGCTCCGCAGCGCCGTGGATCTGGGCGTCACGTTCTTCGACACCGCGGAGGTGTACGGCCCCTACGTCAACGAGGAACTCGTCGGAGAGGCCCTGGCCCCGGTCCGCGACCAGGTGGTCATCGCCACCAAGTTCGGATTCCGCATCGAGAACGGGGCGTCCGTCGGGCTGAACAGCCGGCCCGAGCAGATCCGCTCCGTCGCGAACGCCTCGCTCAAACGGCTCGGGGTCGACAGGCTCGACCTGTTCTACCAGCATCGCGTCGACCCGGACGTGCCCATCGAGGACGTCGCGGGCACGGTGGGCGAACTCGTACGGGAGGGAAAGGTCCGCTGCTTCGGGCTCTCGGAGGCAAGTGCGCGGACCATCCGGCGCGCCCACGCCGTCCACCCGGTGACGGCGGTGCAGAGCGAGTACTCGTTGTGGACCCGGGATCCCGAGCCGGAGGTCCTTCCGACGTGCACGGCACTCGGCATCGGATTCGTGCCCTTCAGCCCACTCGGCAAGGGGTTCCTCACAGGGGCGGTGGACGCCTCGACACCGTTCGCGGCCGACGACGTCCGCACCACCATCCCGCGGTTCACGGCCGAGAACCGGGCGGCGAACCAGGCACTCGTCGAGCACATCACCACGCTCGCGAGGACCAAGGACGCCACACCGGGGCAGGTGGCCCTCGCCTGGCTGCTCGCCCGGCATCCGTCGATCGTGCCCATCCCCGGAACCCGGCGCACCGCCCGCATCGAGGAGAACGCCGGCGCCACGCACCTTCCGCTCTCCGCCGACGAACTGTCGGACCTCAACGAACTCGCGGGACGGATCGAGGTCAAGGGAAGCCGTTACAACGAGCACCACATGTCGCTGGTGGACAAGTAG
- a CDS encoding zinc-binding dehydrogenase yields the protein MVGAALTRPAHRQDLRTLRTAPAHLRGRGRGTVEGHRTRDHLHPAHPGSVPGLTAGDRPPRGLADGYAENLDGRNAHLVHGVEEALGLPPRDFCDYARLAAGGRLPVRGDRGFPLADAARAHELIESGHARGKVLPRP from the coding sequence GTGGTGGGCGCCGCACTGACACGACCGGCACATCGGCAGGACCTACGAACGCTCCGGACCGCGCCTGCTCACCTTCGCGGACGTGGCCGAGGAACTGTTGAAGGCCACCGGACGCGAGATCACCTGCATCCCGCTCACCCCGGATCAGTTCCGGGCCTCACTGCGGGAGATCGGCCTCCCCGAGGCCTCGCGGACGGCTACGCCGAGAACCTGGACGGCCGGAACGCCCATCTGGTCCACGGTGTCGAGGAAGCCCTCGGACTGCCCCCCAGGGACTTCTGCGACTACGCCCGCCTCGCCGCCGGCGGCCGGCTGCCTGTGCGTGGCGACCGCGGCTTCCCGCTCGCCGACGCTGCCAGGGCGCACGAGCTGATCGAGTCCGGCCATGCGCGCGGCAAGGTGCTCCCTCGCCCGTGA
- a CDS encoding MaoC/PaaZ C-terminal domain-containing protein, translated as MAPLPLHTDEHAAAAGRFGGLIANGFHTMTVLQFRTNCGR; from the coding sequence ATGGCTCCGCTGCCGCTGCACACGGACGAGCACGCGGCGGCAGCCGGCCGCTTCGGTGGCCTGATCGCCAACGGATTCCACACCATGACGGTGCTGCAGTTTCGGACGAACTGTGGGCGCTGA
- a CDS encoding type 1 glutamine amidotransferase domain-containing protein, with product MKVLIVLTSHDELGDTGVKTGFWLEELAAPYYRFKEAGWEITLASPKGGQPPLDPKSNEPGFQTDDTRRFEADAEATKALANTVRLDSVPAGDFDAVFYPGGHGPLWDLAEDTVSARLIETTLRSGKPVGLVCHAPGVLRHTVNEDGTPLVASRKVTGFANSEEEAVQLTDVVPFLVEDELTKLGGVYSKTDDWQPYVLTDGLLITGQNPASSAPAADALIKLVTQAG from the coding sequence ATGAAGGTTCTGATCGTTCTCACCTCGCACGACGAGCTGGGGGACACCGGCGTGAAGACCGGGTTCTGGCTGGAGGAGCTGGCGGCGCCCTACTACCGCTTCAAGGAGGCCGGATGGGAGATCACGCTCGCCTCGCCGAAGGGTGGTCAGCCGCCGCTGGACCCCAAGAGCAACGAACCCGGCTTCCAGACCGACGACACCCGGCGCTTCGAGGCCGACGCGGAGGCGACCAAGGCACTGGCGAACACCGTGCGCCTCGACTCCGTCCCGGCCGGCGACTTCGACGCGGTCTTCTACCCCGGCGGACACGGACCGCTGTGGGACCTGGCCGAGGACACCGTCTCCGCCCGGCTGATCGAAACGACCCTCCGCTCCGGCAAGCCCGTGGGGCTGGTGTGCCACGCCCCCGGTGTGCTGCGGCACACCGTGAACGAGGACGGCACCCCGCTGGTCGCGAGCAGGAAGGTCACCGGATTCGCCAACTCCGAGGAGGAGGCCGTCCAGCTCACCGACGTGGTCCCCTTCCTGGTCGAGGACGAACTCACCAAGCTCGGCGGCGTCTACTCCAAGACCGACGACTGGCAGCCCTACGTCCTCACGGACGGTCTGCTGATCACCGGGCAGAACCCGGCCTCCTCGGCTCCCGCTGCCGACGCCCTGATCAAGCTGGTCACCCAGGCCGGCTGA
- a CDS encoding TetR/AcrR family transcriptional regulator has product MPVATRTTDTRRVILDTAQQIMARKGYSAVGINEVLAEAGVPKGSFYHYFASKDAFGEAILKSYFADYLADMDRVLAGPSQSAAERLMAYWQQWRQTQSLEECQGKCLAVKLGAEVADLSESMRLALKEGTSAVVDRIERTIADGLEDGSLSVDGEARDVAQVLYDMWLGASVMAKIHRSLAPLDTVTEATRRLLHL; this is encoded by the coding sequence ATGCCAGTCGCCACGCGCACCACGGACACTCGTCGGGTCATCCTCGACACCGCCCAGCAGATCATGGCGCGCAAGGGTTACTCGGCTGTCGGTATCAATGAGGTGCTCGCGGAGGCCGGCGTGCCGAAGGGCTCCTTCTACCACTACTTCGCCTCGAAGGACGCCTTCGGTGAAGCGATCCTGAAGAGCTACTTCGCGGACTACCTCGCGGACATGGACCGCGTTCTGGCCGGCCCCAGCCAGTCGGCGGCCGAGCGGCTGATGGCCTACTGGCAGCAGTGGCGGCAGACGCAGAGCCTGGAGGAGTGCCAGGGCAAGTGCCTGGCCGTGAAGCTCGGCGCCGAGGTCGCGGACCTGTCCGAGTCGATGCGCCTGGCTCTGAAGGAAGGAACGAGCGCCGTCGTCGACCGTATCGAGCGGACGATCGCCGACGGCCTGGAGGACGGCTCCCTCTCGGTCGACGGTGAGGCCCGCGACGTCGCACAGGTCCTGTATGACATGTGGCTCGGCGCCAGCGTCATGGCCAAGATCCATCGCAGCCTGGCCCCGCTCGACACCGTCACAGAGGCAACCCGCAGGCTTCTGCATCTTTAG
- a CDS encoding VOC family protein, with amino-acid sequence MTSRFTELTVDCHDPERLAAFWCEVLDFKVIDRSEGKVEIGSWVPTVEDVRARQMPPTLVFIRVPEGKTVKNRLHLDVSPIDGSTEDEVTRLLGLGAVKVDVGQGPDRNWVVMADPEGNEFDVLRTLAPQD; translated from the coding sequence ATGACAAGCAGGTTCACCGAACTGACCGTTGACTGCCATGATCCGGAGAGGCTCGCGGCCTTCTGGTGCGAGGTCCTGGACTTCAAGGTGATCGACCGGAGCGAGGGCAAGGTCGAGATCGGCTCTTGGGTGCCAACCGTCGAGGATGTCCGGGCCCGCCAGATGCCGCCCACCCTGGTGTTCATCCGTGTGCCCGAGGGCAAGACCGTCAAGAACCGGCTTCACCTCGACGTCAGCCCGATCGACGGCAGCACCGAGGACGAGGTGACCAGACTGCTCGGTCTCGGCGCCGTCAAGGTGGACGTGGGCCAGGGCCCGGACCGGAACTGGGTGGTCATGGCTGACCCGGAAGGCAACGAGTTCGACGTCCTGCGCACCCTGGCACCGCAGGACTAG